ACTTCAAAAGTGGGAAAATGAATGATGAAAGTGATCAAAATCTACAAAGTTGTATggattctgtttttttttcaatgggtTTCTTTGTCATCTCCACTTCTTCATGTTGCTGTTTTCCAAGATTTCCATCATAACAAGGATCACTGCACATATCTTCATGTTGATTTTACCATAGGTGGGTGGGGAAACACGTTTTACTACCAAAAATAAAGctaataattgttttcaaaaacaattatataaatataaaaaacatattaaaaacattttgactCTCAAAtagcattttattttaaaaaatattataaaacattttttaaaagttattcttaaaaaaccattttgtaaactattttttaaaacacttcttaaacagaacctaaagtttttttttttcaaaacattttcaaaaataattttgaagctctcaattattttcacaagtaaaatcctatttgaaaattcaaatgtcaaaaataattttcttcattcatGTTTCATGAAAGTAATATGCATTTATATAAATGTGatatataaacatgtaacaaaaaaataactaGATACGAAGAAAatgagttataaaaaaaaatctttttaaagacaaaattaaatttcgaaaatagttttcaaacataGCCTAGGATTCTTCTAATCAAATGAATCTTTCtttcaaatcatatatatataccaagAAATGGGATTATTTGATTGTATTATACATGCCTTGGTCCCATTTAGTTGTAATCGATCCCATCAATTAGTACAATAGCTCtcatatatatttgttatattactaaatttcattttatactTTCAATGAATTTGGTTGTATTTTCGATAAGTATCAACTTGATACCTTagaattttcttatatatatacatatacattgTGACAAGTTTCgatgatttattattttctgtCTTTTTCATCTTCCTTATAAAGCACATTTAATGATACAATGAATgaatcttccattttttttttcaaaattttcttatattatattatatatccCTTTTCCtccctctctctatatataatataatattaactaatagaatttaaatattttagttattgaaatatatataaatataataataataaaaaattgtagaaGGGCCAAGAAGCCATGCAATTCTATATAGAATAAATGTAACACATGCATGCAAAATGAATACATTAGCCTCATTAGTTTATGTTGTGCCCAACAATATTCATTCataccaaaaattatttttttatataatatatattttatttatttatttaaattttctattttggaaTGGGGATGGGGGATCTTAGGGTACTTTTTGagtatggatgatatgaatattAATGATTATAAAGGTGATGTTGAAAGCTAATGTTTGTTTTCGATCGCTACTATATTGTTGATTGTTGTCTTTCATGAAGAAGCTTCCCTTTTAATCATTTTGGGAGCCTCCTTGCACCTTCCTGGAAAATTCAGTGGTGGTCCCTTCCCCCCACCTCccctttttcttccattttctttttccttttcctttcggAATGTCAAGAAACTTTGTTTGGTTTCTCAGAAAAATGGGAGGAAAAACAAACATATCTCATGACTCATGACTTCCCTTGTTCACTCCCACTGTTTTTTTCTCGTCTTTGTAATTGGGACCATTTCCCCAACAAATCAATCTTTTCACCCAAGATGGTACAAAGTATTTTTGGACTAATGCTCGGAACAACCaagattaaaattatatataaatttaaattaaattatgaatatgaAGGAAGTTATTAAAGatttgtttgataactgttttttaaaatagtttttatttaaaaaaaaaaacacgaaaacatgtttaataacaaaaaattatttcttattttttgttcttaagaatagaaaatagaatgttttcaaataacatttttgggttgttttatgttatattaacttgtttttcaatgattgttttaaaaaatgattatataaatttaagtttttaaacaaacttttattatataaaatatcataaaacaatttttaaactgttttttagaacgatttttaaaaattgttaccaAACGgatcttaattaatttgaaccattattaatatataattaccaaattaaattttttataattaattagtgATTACCTTCCCATTGTGCATTTTATtggatttaaattaatttataaataaataagcattACCATTACCATGAATTTGAAGATGTACATGGTATCTATACTACTGTTGTTTTGCACTTTAGCTTTGGAACATGAGTACAATAATTTTCTGAATTCATTAATGGCcatgtttttttgtatttttctcacattAATGGCCATCTTCgtattcatatttaataatttgtactaGCAAAAGAAATGGACTGCAACCCTAGGTTAGAATTTGTCCGTTATTTGTCcgttttgattttgaaaatttaaacaaaagtacaagaagaaaataaaaataaaaatttaactttaatttaatttttttttcaatactttTTGTGggttaaatggaaaaaaaaaaagaattaaaaaaaaatgtaaaagtgAGTTTGGAACATGATATTAGCTAGGAAGGATCACGTCTCCCCAATCATCACAAAATGTTTGGACTTTAGAGAAAAGTCTATTTCACCTCAATATTTGTGCTTTTTTATCTTTATCCCTTTGTTGGAGGAAGCTCAAGGGAAGCTTACTTGTTCCCCTTTtcttattcttgtttttttttataaaaaaaattattattttatttttcatttattaaaatataataaaatggaGAATCCACCAAAATTCTACTATAAACTTAAAGAGTGCAAAGTCTAGATAATTTAATGAttagatttttcaaaaatttgagttttttttaataaataaagaaaaatcttttaaatcACGTGTAGATATAATAAAGTCGGAGTAAATAAGGATACTTTTTTACATTGGTATTGAAAAAGCAACATCAATAAACTAGTACCTGTACCACCTATATAACTCAAGTCtcataatttaatattgaaGTGTCATTCATTTGTACCATTTATAAGATTGCATTATTTTAcatctttatttcatttatttgtattatgatttgattttttttgtatagttCTTCAATTGTCTAAATTTGAAGTACATTACttgatatctttttttttttttcaaagattatatatataattttatatttgattttgggCAAAGTATTAAAGGAAAGACATGAGTAAATAAACATATTGAAAAAACACTATCAATAAACTAGTACCACTACCAcctataaaatttatattgatgTGTCATTCATTTATACCTTATATGATAttgcattattttatattttcatttcgtttatttgtattatgacttGATTCTTTTGTATTGTTTTTCAACGGTCTAAATTTGAAGTACAAAGTCTAGATAATTTAAtgattagattttttaaaattttgagttttttaaataaatatataacaaaaattcttttgcataAGGTGTAGATATAATAAAGTACGAGTAAATAAGACAACTTTTTACATTGGTATTGAAAAAACATCATCAATAAACCAGTACCAATACCACCTATATAACTCAAGTCTCATAATTTATTATCCAGGTGTCATTCATTTGTACCATTTATGACATTgcattattttacatatttatttcatttatttgtattatgacatgATTCTTTTGTATCGTTCTTCAATGATCTAATTTGAAGTACATTACTTGatatcttatttcttttttcaaagattatatatatatatatatatatatatatatatacaattttatatttgattttgggCAAAATATTCAAGGAAAGACATGAGTAAATAAACATATTGAAAAAACACTATCAATAAACTAGTACCACTACCAcctataaaatttatattgacATGTCATTCATTTGTACCATATATGACATtgcattattttatatcttcatctcatttatttgtattatgacctGATTCTTTTGTATCGTTTTTCAACTGTCTAAATTTGAAATACAAAGTCTAGATAATTTAATGattagatttttcaaaatttagagttttttaataaatatatagcaAAAATTCTTTTACATCACATGTAGATATAATAAAGTATGAGTAAATAAGGCTACTTTTTACATTGGTATTGAAAAAGCACCATCAATAAACTAGTACTAATACCACCTATATACTTAGGTCTCATAATTTACTACTGAAGTGTCATTCATTTGTACCATTTATGACATTGCATTATTTTAcatctttatttcatttatttgtattatgatatgATTGTTTTGTATCGTTCTTCAATTGTCTAAATTTAAAGTACATTACTTGATATCTTTCtttaaaaagatttatatatatatatatatatatatatatatatatatatatatatatatataaatatcatatttgattttgggCAAAGTATTAAAGGAAAGACACGAGTAAATAAAGATAttgaaaaaacaatatcaataaACTAGTACCACCACCACCTGTAAACTTTATATCGATGTGTCATTCATTTGTATCATATATGATGAtgcattattttatatctttatctcatttatttgtattatgatccaattcttttatattattcttcAACTATCTAAATTTGAAGTACATTAGAGGTCGACTCgatatcttatttttttggaagattatatatatatatatatactattatatttgattttgggGAAAGTATTAAGAGAAAGGGAGTATGACGAGGAGgaacaataaataaaaggggTGTTTGAAGAAATGAAACATTTTTCCCGATCCTACCTCTTTGATTAAAGAAAGGTGGACCCTTCTCTCTCTATTGCAAACTACTAACTtactcatcatcatcatcatcataggACAATTTCAAAGCCCTCCACGTGGGAGGTTTTTTTAATCTGTTTTGGGTCTCTAAACCCTCTAACTCATTCCTACATGTGATGTCCACGTGACCCCATGCAAAGTTGAAAGTGTCCTTGGTGGCCTTTGTGGGAGTTGGGGACCTTATGCCCCTCCCTCCACTGCAGTTGGATCCAAGAGGGCTACATTTATGAGGTGGTGCCCTTTGGTGGGACTCCCTGCCCTACCCTTAAAcgttaattattatatatatagtaattgGAAGGATACCTTAACAATGAGTGTATCATTGTTGGGGGAGAAAAGCCTTTTCAAAACACCCAAGCCTTTTATTTTAggaatatttatctattttttattgctttAAATTGTAATAAAATCTCATTGTGAGATAGTCTTTTTATTTTaggctaaaaaataaaattaaagtttaagtcataattttagaaaaagtgTCAAAGCATAACAACATTTTTTATGTAGGCGAAGATAAAAGACAAATTGAACCAATTGCATGCCTTATCATGGATTCTTTTCCGCAATCAAAATGTCCATCAATTGATCTCCGATCAAAGTCTTCACAACGTTTTCATACCCCTTTACTGAGAAGTGCACCATGTTGATAGGAATCGACAAAAACCTTCTTGTACAAGTCCTAAGGACAACATTTTTATGGCAATCATCACTAGTTTCTCCTTTTAACTTCTATTGATTACAACAAACTAGCTTAAgtttcttatgatttttttaacaaCTTAATTCATCTACTTGAGTATCtcaaaattagaatttgatttaaCAATCATGCCAAATGATTATTAGCAAATTAATCGCCACACTAAAGCATGAGTTCGAGAAcacaaaaacatgaaaacacattgtttcaaaataagtttttgataattgttttcgaaataagatatttttttgatagtacgtttttaaaaattaattatataaatatgagggaagacaaaaaataaaataatacatataaaaataatttttgaaaatatagaaaataagcaTTCCAAATTTTTGTTCCAAGACTTGGTCAAAGAAACCCTAGTTCGACAAAGCTAatcagaaaatattaaaagcaaaCAGTAGAAAACAAAGTATTATTACTGTTGCCACGTCTCCCATGTATATGAGAACGGAAAATACATAAACATACCAATATGAACAATTATTCAGGTTTTCATTCGTTTTTCACCTGATGGTGGTGCATCATACCGTACCTTCCTTTGCATGCAAGGCGACCTTACTGCAACTCGGCCAGGCTTTTGACAGCCTCAGAATTAAAGAAAGAAGCAGAAAAAGCCGCTGCAAATTCAAGCATGAGATGAAGGAGAATCGCACTTCTGAAAGAGATGGGGATCGAATTTCTGACAGAAGTCTTGCTTTTCTCCATGTTCTCGTCTGCAATAAATAATCCGAAATgctttaaatcaataaaaaatgaaataaattttccatGGGTTCCAAACACATGCCTTAAACCGGGTAAAAGATAGCAGCTCAACAAAGTAATATCATGAAGAGGTGGATTTGAGGATGGAATCATGGGACTGCATTATTCATTGAAGCATATATTGTTTATAGAGAAGGTATGGAATGGTGATATGATCATCATATGAATGTATTTGGTAGCTCAAATTATTCATTAGTACACCATCTTGAAATGATGGAATGAGAAAGTAGGCAATATTTTATGGTGCCGAAGATGGACTAGACCTAGTGGGGAAGAGGGAGTCATCAAAGATCTGTTGgtgaacaaaattaattatacagTGCCAACACTAAATCAATTCCTACAATGATACAATCAAACAACATGAGTTCCTTCCAGGGAGTTCCACAACTCTGaacattcttcttcttcttccttggacttctcCCTCACAGACAATAACCCAAATGCTGAGCTAGGAGCCTGCATGAGGTCGAGTGTTACGTGTCCATTGGCTTCATGGAACCGCTCCCAGCTGCGTGACCCAGGGAACATTTGGTGCTGGTGGGGCATGAGGGAATCGGATCCTGGTTGCTCCCCACCTGAATCCTCCATCCCATGGTGATGCCAATGCCAGTCCCGGTCTAGGATAAGCTGTCTAGCTAGGATGGCTGCACGATTTTCGGCGATCAGCTCACGGAGTGCTGCACTGGATCTTAAGGAGAGTTCTGCTGAGGAAACCCAAGAATCCGACTTCGATGACAGAAGAGAGAGAGCACGTCCTGTCGGCGATGATAAGTACGCGAATCTCCCAGTCATCAATTTATTAGCTGCTGAGAAGGAAACCATGAATGTTCATTCTATCAGCATGCTAAAGATTGAACAAATTTGAACCAAATCATAGTAAATAGATGAGCAACTTAGAAATTGGGGCTGCATGATCCCTTCacatgaaaatatatgataaactTTGAGTAATTATAGTTCTTCTTTAAGTTTCCTCTAGTATTACCAGTAAACACGAGGATAAACCATGCTTGGAGCATGTTGAATATGGGCGTTGCTGAAAGAAATTGTTCCATATGCACATCCATCTTTGGCCTACATTTTCTTGTTCTGCATTGTATTTTACTCATTCTTTAAAATCTGGGCTTCCCGGTGTTGATCAACTAAAACGGTTTCTAAGATGAATTATACAATCTCAAACAAAATACATGCTATACATCATTTAAACAAGCAAAACATAAGCTAGATATTTCTGCACCAAAAGATACATAAACTGAAATCTAAAGATCACCAGAGAGAATTTACAATTGAAAAcgaaacaaaaaatagaagcCCTCCTGAAATGTATTTAAGAAACATCTTACCATGAACACAAATGTAGTGCACAATTGCAAGTGAGATGAAAATTCACTGTTTTGCTATTGTGATCATTACCATTTAAGAACCAGCAAACAATCATACTACAAAACTCTCTGACCATCTAAATTCAGCGAGTGTAATACAAACTGACAGAGGCTCATGCTAAGAAAGAAGTTTGGTAGCTTAAGAGGTCAGGGTTGCACTGTCATATTACTATTGTAGTCACCAAAACTTGATTTGATACAGGAATCAACCTCAGTTGATACAGGAATCAACTTCAGTTGGCATGCCAGGCCATAAATCTGGATCAGTTGCCTGCTAAGAACAAACATGATTCTCGGGTGAAACTGATTTGAGAACAGAATCCAAAAATTTCAAGGCAACTCCTTTAATGAGAGGTGGGTTTTTCGTAAACTTATTGGATGCAAAACTAAAAAACAGGATGAGGCATGGAAAAAGTGATGGAACTTAACAGGCTTTGCTTTTGTCCAAGGGTTTTGAACTCACAGATGACTAAGAAACCCCAAGCTGACTAGTAAATATGCAAACAGTGCACATGAAAATGAATACTAAAGCTttgaataaaagataatatGAGAAAGCAATAAAGGGGGTTTTTCAGTAAGTTCTGATATTCATGCTTTTTAGTATTACTATCCTTAGCCTACATAAGCTGAAATTTTACCAActcaaataccaaaaaaaaaaaatacaaagaagtGGGGAATTCATCAACTTAGTCCAAACCCAATTGTTCATTATTGATACATAATGCAAAGATTATGATCAAATGCAGTAATACAGTTCCAGCCTTTATGAAGAGTAAAACATTTCAACTCTTCTCGTGAGTCCAGTTATTGCACTCTCAACCTTTCTTTCCTATTTTGTAAAGTTAGTTCTCCAGCATTTATGTCTTGATTTCAAATACATTCCAGAGAAAAAGCTAGCATAGATTGTGAATCTGtagataataattaaaagttataaaccTAAAATGGAACTCGGAAGCTTTGAATGATTTCTTgatctcatttctttttatccatGTTAACATGATTTCATCAGGATGCTCAGATGGATGAAATGCATTCATGACAAAACTGCTAAGACCGTGTTCAAGTTTTACACTACAAGAAGAAAgttcaaggaaaaagaaaataccgAATCAACAGAGAGCCAACCATAAATAGAGGAATATGACATAGCTAGGTATTAGGTGAAACAAGTACTATAACTGCAGCCTCGACTCAATTGAATACTAATGACAAAGTTAATATATATCCAACCCCACCGAAGAAGCCTTATGAAGCTATGACAGATTCCATTTAGCCATTCTGCTCAATCTAGGGCTACATTATTGGACCAATCATAGGTCATTGCGTCTTCCCAAGCTCCTCTTATTCACCAACTATATTCATTTTTGGGCCTTCCTTTAAGATAACCCACACCGAAGAAACTGCATTCCGAAAAACTCATCAGCTGAACCCTTCTACAACCAATATATTATCAATAATCTCTCTAAATCAAAGTAGCAAACTCAAAAGTCACCTACAGAAAATAAAAGACGGCCTATTCTCATTAAAAGATCAGAATCCCTACCAAAATATGAACACCttaatctattttaattttggagAAGAAGGAGTTGAACCCACCAAAATTGGATGGGTGGGTACCATATGTTATTATCTATGTTCCAGCTTACTCTATTTTAGGGCAGAAATCAATAATAGGAGACTAGTTCAAATTTCTCGAGGAATCCCATGTTTGGAATCATAGCTTAAAAGCAAGCGCTATGCCTCagaacaaatatatatatatatatataatgatgaAGGTGATGAGATAATTTCTAGGCAAAACACTTGTTAATGAAACCGGTGCCATACCTTGAGAAGGGTTCCTGGCAACAGAATCATGAGAGCTCTTTCTTCTTCGCTCATTGTGCCCTGCTAATCTCCTCCTGCAGCTCCTCTTTGAGTCGTCGAACTCTGACACTGCATGAAACCTACAATCACCCACCCAACaacctataaatattaaaaattcatatattttcaatcgATCATCaggaacaaaaaaattttaaaaagtataaatcTTCAGTTGTCATGccaatgaaaagaaatataaaaattaacttgATTTGATGGTGATTTATTATTAGCTTGTTTGCTGAGAAAATACCAGAAAAGAAgagtggaaaagaaaattctcttttcaaggaaaaaaaaaatggagctagggtaaaagaaataagaaagccCCGGAACGGTAGGCTTATGAATCCTCCATTTCCGTCGTACTTAGGCTATATTCCTACTAAGCCAAAAATGGGGAGTTGTTGAGGGGGATTGAGAGAATATTACCTACTACACTGTTGACAAAACCGCTGCTCTAAACCAAGAACTACCACTTTAGGTGCCTTTGAATGCATCTCACACACCTTATGCCTCCGGTGGTAGTCCTTGGCATTGACCAGCGCCACGTGGCAACCCTCCACCTGGCATCTCGGCACCGTCGCCGGGGATCCCACCACCGAAACAGCCGTCGCCGACGACTGCGACGATCCTCCACCATAATAGGGTCGACCCCTCTTGTCTGTGGAGATCCCAGGCGTGGAGTCCTCGAAATAGTGCCTCTTCCCGAGCTTCAAGCACATCAAGTGTGGGTCTGGGTGGAGATGAGACCCATCGCCGCCATAGAGCGACTGCTGGTGGTGGTTGTGTTGGTGATAGTACTGGTTGTGGTGCACATCAGCAGTGGCCTGGTGAGGGAACATCAGGGCGTGACCCACGCCGGCCTCCGGCTGGGTAGGAGCGTCGGTGGCAGTGGCGGTGGCGGCGTCGTCGTTGAAAGAATTGCCGGTGCAGTTCCAGTCAAACCTGGAGGCCCCAAGGTCTCGAACATCCCATGCAAGGTGGCTGCCACTATTACCATTCTGCCCTCTGTTACCGTTAAACGAGTTCCCGCCATTTTCCATAACTCCCTTACCTTTGTTAGCGTAGGAGTGTGGTGgtgatgatgaggatgatgataaGAATAGTAGGGTGATAGGGGGTTGTGTATGATAATGGGGTCTGCAAATATTGCATAACAGTGAAGAGATTTGGGTGTTGTCTtctataaaagaagaaaagatttagagagagaaagagagcaaGAGAGTCAGATTGCAGTGAAGGGTCTCCCCTGCTTCTGTGTTCTCTACCAATGGGGTTAAGTGCTCAAGAGATAAAGCTGCAGTGCtgccagagagagagagagagaaaaaagatgTGGGTGGTGACACGTGAGAGAGAGAAGACGAATAGTATGTGTGGAAGCACACGTGTGAGGAGCGATGGTGGGG
The sequence above is drawn from the Vitis riparia cultivar Riparia Gloire de Montpellier isolate 1030 chromosome 15, EGFV_Vit.rip_1.0, whole genome shotgun sequence genome and encodes:
- the LOC117931562 gene encoding squamosa promoter-binding-like protein 7 isoform X1, which gives rise to MENGGNSFNGNRGQNGNSGSHLAWDVRDLGASRFDWNCTGNSFNDDAATATATDAPTQPEAGVGHALMFPHQATADVHHNQYYHQHNHHQQSLYGGDGSHLHPDPHLMCLKLGKRHYFEDSTPGISTDKRGRPYYGGGSSQSSATAVSVVGSPATVPRCQVEGCHVALVNAKDYHRRHKVCEMHSKAPKVVVLGLEQRFCQQCSRFHAVSEFDDSKRSCRRRLAGHNERRRKSSHDSVARNPSQAANKLMTGRFAYLSSPTGRALSLLSSKSDSWVSSAELSLRSSAALRELIAENRAAILARQLILDRDWHWHHHGMEDSGGEQPGSDSLMPHQHQMFPGSRSWERFHEANGHVTLDLMQAPSSAFGLLSVREKSKEEEEECSELWNSLEGTHVV
- the LOC117931562 gene encoding squamosa promoter-binding-like protein 7 isoform X2; its protein translation is MENGGNSFNGNRGQNGNSGSHLAWDVRDLGASRFDWNCTGNSFNDDAATATATDAPTQPEAGVGHALMFPHQATADVHHNQYYHQHNHHQQSLYGGDGSHLHPDPHLMCLKLGKRHYFEDSTPGISTDKRGRPYYGGGSSQSSATAVSVVGSPATVPRCQVEGCHVALVNAKDYHRRHKVCEMHSKAPKVVVLGLEQRFCQQCSRFHAVSEFDDSKRSCRRRLAGHNERRRKSSHDSVARNPSQANKLMTGRFAYLSSPTGRALSLLSSKSDSWVSSAELSLRSSAALRELIAENRAAILARQLILDRDWHWHHHGMEDSGGEQPGSDSLMPHQHQMFPGSRSWERFHEANGHVTLDLMQAPSSAFGLLSVREKSKEEEEECSELWNSLEGTHVV